One genomic segment of Catalinimonas alkaloidigena includes these proteins:
- a CDS encoding pyridoxal phosphate-dependent aminotransferase, with product MIIPTANRLQNVKEYYFSIKLQEIRRMREAGLDVINMGIGSPDLMPSEQTIEELYQSARQANHHGYQPYQGIPELRKAIADWYEQTYQVKLNPEGEVLPLMGSKEGITHVSLTFLNPGDEVLVPELGYPAYTSVSNMVEAKIRSYPLREQDWQPDLEAMRKEDYSKVKLMWLNYPHMPSGAPAQPEVLEEVIQLARERKFLICHDNPYSLVLNKAKPLSILSLPAAREVCLEFNSLSKSHNMAGWRVGWLCGAREYLTEVLKIKSNVDSGMFRPVQDAAIQALQNTEAWHAERNAEYAERRKLIFKLLDTLGCSYQKEQEGMFVWAKISDAEASSEKFVDSILQKYHVFLTPGFIFGAKGNRYIRVSLCNKNNILKEAISRVNNLV from the coding sequence ATGATCATACCAACAGCCAATCGTTTACAAAACGTTAAAGAATACTACTTTTCTATCAAGCTGCAGGAAATTCGTCGTATGCGCGAAGCTGGTCTGGATGTCATCAATATGGGCATAGGTAGCCCGGACCTTATGCCTTCAGAACAGACTATTGAAGAGCTGTATCAGTCGGCACGTCAAGCCAACCATCATGGTTATCAGCCTTATCAGGGCATTCCTGAGCTACGTAAGGCAATTGCGGACTGGTATGAACAGACTTATCAGGTAAAGCTGAATCCTGAAGGAGAAGTGTTGCCGCTGATGGGGTCCAAGGAGGGCATTACCCACGTTTCTCTTACTTTTCTCAATCCAGGAGATGAGGTGCTGGTTCCTGAACTGGGCTATCCCGCCTATACTTCAGTCTCAAATATGGTAGAAGCTAAAATCAGAAGCTACCCCCTGCGTGAACAGGACTGGCAGCCTGATCTGGAAGCTATGCGTAAGGAAGATTACAGTAAGGTAAAGTTAATGTGGCTCAACTATCCCCATATGCCAAGCGGAGCTCCTGCCCAGCCAGAGGTGCTCGAAGAAGTGATACAACTTGCCCGGGAGAGAAAGTTTTTGATCTGTCATGATAATCCTTACAGTTTGGTGCTGAACAAGGCCAAGCCACTGAGTATCTTATCGCTGCCCGCCGCCAGGGAGGTATGTCTGGAATTTAATTCCTTGAGCAAGTCACATAATATGGCAGGCTGGAGGGTAGGCTGGCTCTGTGGTGCCAGAGAATACCTGACCGAAGTGCTGAAAATCAAAAGTAATGTGGACTCTGGTATGTTTCGTCCGGTACAGGACGCGGCAATACAGGCACTTCAAAATACAGAAGCCTGGCATGCTGAGCGAAACGCTGAATACGCAGAACGAAGAAAGCTCATTTTTAAGCTGCTGGATACTTTGGGTTGTAGTTATCAAAAGGAACAGGAAGGGATGTTTGTCTGGGCTAAAATAAGCGATGCCGAAGCTTCTTCCGAAAAATTTGTTGACAGCATTTTGCAGAAATATCATGTTTTTTTGACGCCTGGTTTTATCTTTGGGGCAAAAGGTAATAGATATATCAGGGTTTCTTTATGTAATAAGAATAATATTTTGAAAGAAGCTATAAGTAGGGTAAATAATTTGGTATAA
- a CDS encoding prephenate dehydrogenase encodes MNICIVGLGLLGGSTALGLKAKDSSYRIIGVDNNREHAARALVGEIADKIMTLEKGVLNADVIILATPVNVILKQLPQVLDILPRNAVLTDLGSTKELICSSVSNHPKRGQYVAAHPIAGTERSGPDAAFAELLLEKQMILCERERSDIEALEVIENLFKLKLNMRMSYMDPAAHDRHIAYVSHLSHISSFALSTTVLDKEKDELSIFEMAGSGFSSTVRLAKSSAKMWAPIFTQNTKNISSALGAYIKNLQRFKEIIDAEDEIASKQEITKANDIKRVLSGIEK; translated from the coding sequence ATGAACATTTGCATTGTCGGATTAGGATTACTGGGTGGTTCTACCGCCCTTGGCTTGAAAGCAAAAGACAGTAGCTACCGGATTATTGGAGTAGACAATAACCGCGAGCATGCTGCGCGTGCTTTGGTAGGTGAGATAGCAGATAAGATTATGACGCTGGAAAAAGGAGTGCTCAATGCGGATGTTATCATATTGGCTACACCGGTCAATGTGATCCTCAAGCAACTCCCGCAAGTTTTGGATATTTTGCCTCGCAACGCGGTGCTCACTGATCTTGGATCTACCAAAGAGTTGATCTGCAGCTCCGTTAGTAACCATCCCAAGCGAGGACAATATGTAGCAGCCCATCCTATTGCGGGTACAGAGCGGTCAGGGCCTGATGCGGCATTCGCTGAATTATTGTTAGAGAAGCAGATGATTCTCTGCGAAAGAGAAAGGTCAGATATTGAAGCGCTTGAGGTGATAGAAAATCTTTTCAAACTGAAGCTCAACATGCGGATGAGCTATATGGACCCGGCAGCACACGACCGACATATCGCTTATGTATCGCACCTTAGCCATATTAGTTCGTTTGCTTTAAGTACTACGGTGCTGGACAAAGAAAAAGACGAGCTCAGCATTTTTGAGATGGCGGGCAGTGGGTTTTCTTCTACGGTTAGGCTTGCCAAAAGCTCTGCCAAAATGTGGGCCCCTATCTTTACCCAAAATACCAAAAATATATCTTCAGCCCTGGGGGCTTACATTAAAAACCTGCAGCGTTTTAAGGAAATTATTGATGCTGAGGACGAAATTGCCAGCAAGCAGGAAATCACTAAAGCCAACGATATCAAGAGAGTGCTTTCAGGAATTGAGAAGTAA
- a CDS encoding DUF4421 family protein — protein MNVKALLINRGLNTSLRNVDKGSRIDFAPNNLNYIGVGWYFWGVGVKLHFPLPVSWFYERADIFKSQVIDIRGTLYQKHWLLEGGVQLYQNLYLSEGQTLDDGLNSASETGIQAFRFTSSVTYLFSGEEVSVKAPFNRNNIQLQNAGTWMLTGGFSYINLSGEGSVIPERARNEFANDSTITEVSANSFFIRPGYTYNFVYRNFFLHASGSVGLALQRKNLERVDSDMDKLGVAPLYNFGAAIGYDNGKYFAGISSVFTYGYMQLGNIRLQERARNTELFIGYRFPEPNWIKNNKPRFLNWFTNSK, from the coding sequence ATGAATGTAAAAGCTTTACTCATCAACCGTGGCCTGAATACTTCGCTACGTAACGTAGATAAGGGTAGCAGGATAGATTTCGCTCCAAACAACCTTAATTACATAGGAGTAGGGTGGTATTTTTGGGGAGTAGGGGTTAAGCTTCACTTTCCACTTCCTGTTTCCTGGTTTTATGAAAGAGCTGATATTTTTAAAAGCCAGGTGATTGACATTCGTGGTACATTGTACCAAAAACATTGGTTATTAGAAGGGGGGGTACAGCTATATCAAAACTTGTATTTAAGTGAAGGACAGACATTGGATGATGGTCTGAATAGTGCTAGTGAAACAGGCATACAAGCATTTCGGTTTACCTCTAGTGTTACCTACCTTTTTTCTGGCGAAGAGGTTTCAGTCAAAGCACCATTCAATCGTAATAATATCCAGTTGCAGAATGCCGGCACATGGATGCTGACGGGTGGTTTTTCCTACATTAACCTATCAGGTGAGGGTTCAGTAATTCCTGAACGTGCTCGTAACGAATTCGCTAATGACTCAACGATCACTGAGGTTAGTGCTAATTCTTTCTTTATACGCCCTGGTTACACATACAATTTTGTGTACCGCAACTTTTTTCTTCATGCTTCTGGATCGGTGGGGCTGGCCCTGCAACGAAAAAATCTGGAACGTGTGGATAGTGATATGGATAAGTTGGGGGTGGCCCCTCTCTATAATTTTGGTGCGGCTATAGGCTATGATAATGGAAAATATTTTGCGGGAATATCATCGGTATTTACATATGGCTATATGCAATTGGGTAACATCCGCCTGCAGGAACGTGCTAGAAATACCGAGCTTTTTATCGGCTATCGCTTTCCTGAGCCCAATTGGATAAAAAATAATAAACCCCGCTTTCTAAACTGGTTTACTAATTCCAAATAA
- a CDS encoding HipA family kinase, producing the protein MNYQPEIRTVNVIRYVTPLREGGSLPALVEADDEFLYVLKFRGAGQGAKALIAELLAGEIARVLGFRVPEIVFAELDATFGRSEGDEEIQDLLRGSEGLNLALHYLSGAINFNALVTPIEARLASQIVWFDGLVMNVDRTTRNTNMLTWHKELWLIDHGASFYFHHSWQNPEQQALRPFAHIKDHVLLAWATELEAVDTDFKSRLTTEHIRAIVSLIPDAWLLEDSPFESLSEHRDAYINFLVTRLSHTEVFIKEAQNARKALV; encoded by the coding sequence ATGAATTACCAGCCAGAGATCAGAACAGTCAATGTAATCCGCTATGTGACTCCCCTGCGGGAAGGAGGCTCGCTCCCTGCATTGGTAGAAGCCGATGATGAGTTTTTGTATGTGCTCAAGTTTCGTGGTGCCGGGCAGGGAGCAAAAGCACTGATTGCCGAACTCCTGGCAGGAGAAATTGCCCGTGTTCTAGGTTTTCGGGTCCCTGAGATTGTATTTGCCGAACTTGACGCTACCTTTGGGCGATCAGAGGGAGATGAAGAAATTCAGGATTTGCTCAGAGGCAGCGAAGGGCTCAATCTTGCCTTGCATTATCTTTCTGGAGCTATCAATTTTAATGCCCTGGTTACACCTATAGAGGCGAGACTTGCTTCACAGATTGTTTGGTTTGATGGGCTGGTGATGAATGTGGATCGCACTACCCGCAACACCAACATGCTTACCTGGCATAAAGAATTATGGCTCATTGACCACGGAGCCTCATTTTACTTTCACCATTCCTGGCAAAACCCTGAACAGCAGGCCCTCAGGCCCTTTGCGCATATCAAAGATCATGTATTGCTAGCCTGGGCTACTGAGCTGGAAGCGGTTGATACCGATTTTAAATCCAGGCTTACCACAGAACATATCAGAGCCATCGTCTCTTTAATTCCGGATGCATGGTTGCTGGAAGATTCTCCTTTTGAATCCCTCTCTGAGCATAGAGATGCCTACATCAATTTTTTGGTAACCCGTCTCTCTCATACAGAAGTTTTTATAAAAGAAGCACAAAATGCCAGAAAAGCACTTGTTTGA
- a CDS encoding DUF3037 domain-containing protein yields MPEKHLFEYAVIRLMPRVEREEFINVGVIMYCAEERFLQTAYALNRDRLLAFYEVIDIKEVEARLLLFQRICRGGKEAGPIGQLPIAARFRWLTASCSTVIQTSAVHPGLCKDAQQTLEHLLKQLVL; encoded by the coding sequence ATGCCAGAAAAGCACTTGTTTGAATATGCAGTCATTCGGCTAATGCCCCGTGTTGAACGCGAAGAGTTTATCAATGTGGGAGTTATTATGTATTGCGCAGAAGAGCGATTTCTGCAAACCGCCTATGCACTTAACAGAGACAGACTACTGGCTTTTTATGAAGTAATAGATATAAAAGAAGTTGAGGCACGATTGCTGCTCTTTCAGCGGATATGCAGAGGAGGAAAAGAGGCTGGCCCTATAGGTCAACTACCTATAGCCGCACGTTTCCGCTGGCTTACAGCAAGCTGCAGTACTGTCATTCAGACCTCCGCAGTCCATCCGGGTTTGTGTAAAGATGCTCAACAAACATTAGAGCACTTATTAAAACAATTGGTACTGTAA
- a CDS encoding sugar phosphate isomerase/epimerase family protein, giving the protein MKYTRKDFLQLLGLGALATATASTAYATQPSKYSIKPHAEPLTLGVASYSLRSLSLEEAIAVANRLKLDAISLKSMHLPLDSSPQQIKAAAKKVRDAGLDFYGAGVIYMKSPGEVDNAFAYAKAADLKMIIGVPNYDLLPQVEEKVKDTGIMLAIHNHGPGDDVYPSPDNVYEKVKDLDKRIGLCIDIGHTFRIGQDPAAKAKQYAERLYDVHLKDVDKRGAEGGTLELGRGIMDIPAFLKALQEINYTGVVGLEYEKDGDDPVPGLAESVGYTRGVLSALDI; this is encoded by the coding sequence ATGAAATATACAAGAAAAGACTTTCTACAATTGCTGGGACTGGGTGCACTGGCAACAGCTACTGCTTCTACAGCTTATGCTACCCAGCCTTCTAAGTACAGTATTAAGCCTCATGCGGAGCCTCTTACACTGGGCGTTGCTTCTTACTCTTTACGGAGCCTTTCTTTGGAAGAGGCTATTGCAGTAGCCAACCGCCTGAAACTAGACGCTATCTCATTAAAGAGCATGCACCTGCCACTGGATAGCTCTCCTCAGCAAATTAAGGCTGCTGCCAAAAAAGTGAGAGATGCCGGATTGGATTTCTACGGAGCTGGTGTAATCTACATGAAGTCTCCCGGAGAAGTAGACAATGCTTTTGCATATGCCAAAGCAGCCGATCTGAAAATGATAATTGGCGTACCCAATTATGATCTTCTTCCCCAGGTGGAAGAGAAAGTAAAGGATACAGGCATTATGCTGGCAATTCATAATCATGGTCCGGGAGATGATGTGTATCCCAGCCCCGATAATGTGTATGAAAAGGTGAAAGATCTGGATAAACGTATCGGGCTTTGTATTGATATCGGCCATACTTTCCGTATTGGTCAGGACCCGGCAGCTAAAGCCAAGCAGTATGCAGAACGACTTTATGATGTGCATCTTAAAGATGTAGACAAAAGAGGCGCTGAAGGGGGGACATTGGAATTGGGGCGTGGCATCATGGACATTCCGGCCTTTCTGAAAGCCCTGCAAGAAATCAACTATACCGGAGTAGTAGGATTGGAGTATGAAAAAGATGGTGATGATCCCGTACCCGGACTGGCTGAGTCAGTAGGTTACACCCGTGGTGTTTTGTCTGCGCTCGATATATGA
- the bla gene encoding subclass B1 metallo-beta-lactamase produces MRKLSVITLLFIAILTFQARGQAEKIHISEDLEIIPLTDKSFIHVSYVTYPSFGRVACNGLLYVNGNEAVVMDTPPNDEISGQLLDWISQKFPETKVTSVVINHFHSDCLGGLGAFHEAGATSYASRLTCSLAGQDNAVVPQNSFARKKKIKVGDQEVVCRFLGEAHTRDNIVTWLPEEEILFGGCMVKSVNATKGNLEDANVDEWASTISKVKRKYKEAKTIIPGHGDAGGVELLDYTMQLFAL; encoded by the coding sequence ATGAGAAAGTTGTCAGTCATCACACTTTTATTTATTGCCATTCTTACCTTCCAAGCCCGGGGCCAAGCAGAAAAAATACATATTTCCGAAGATTTAGAAATCATTCCCCTCACCGATAAGAGCTTCATTCATGTTTCTTACGTGACCTACCCGTCTTTTGGGCGAGTGGCCTGTAATGGACTGCTGTATGTCAACGGAAACGAAGCCGTAGTGATGGATACGCCGCCCAATGACGAGATATCCGGACAGTTGCTGGATTGGATCTCTCAGAAATTTCCCGAAACCAAGGTCACAAGTGTGGTCATCAATCACTTTCACAGTGATTGCCTGGGAGGACTGGGCGCTTTTCATGAAGCCGGAGCTACATCTTATGCTTCCAGGCTTACCTGCAGCCTGGCCGGGCAGGATAATGCTGTAGTTCCGCAAAATTCATTTGCCAGAAAAAAGAAAATCAAAGTTGGTGACCAAGAGGTGGTTTGTAGATTTTTAGGAGAGGCGCATACGCGGGACAATATCGTGACCTGGCTTCCTGAAGAAGAAATCCTCTTCGGGGGGTGTATGGTCAAATCTGTGAATGCCACAAAAGGAAACCTTGAAGATGCTAATGTAGATGAGTGGGCAAGCACCATCAGCAAGGTAAAAAGAAAGTATAAAGAAGCTAAAACCATCATCCCGGGACATGGAGATGCAGGAGGCGTAGAGCTATTGGATTATACCATGCAGCTTTTTGCTTTATAG
- a CDS encoding S41 family peptidase, which produces MTQPKPLFKLAMLFLALCTSKEILAQESRLLRNPAISNEHISFAYAGDIWLADTDGFNVRRLTTFPGVESEPHFSPDGQQIAFTGEYDGNTDVFVVPVAGGSPQRLTWHPEDDFVRGWTKDSEVLFASGRTRVPYPLPDQLWTVKTDGSMPEQFIVPRAVNGKFSPNGDQFVYEMIFPWESEFRNYRGGQLTPLRIMDLQSYDVKKLPWDNSRDIDPVWMGDKVYFLSDRAQVMNIWEYDTQSRAVKQLSFFEKFDCKNLEGGNATLIFENGGYLHTLNPEGGEPEKLSIEVVGDFPWARPHWSKIEDYVDHLSISPTGKRVAISARGDVFTVPADKGSVRNLTNTSGVADRQVAWSPDGKYISWFSDEGGEYQLVISGQYGKEKRKIEIEHPTFYYHPTWSPDSKYLSFYNENRTLMIVEVESGALTEVDNEGFAHPQHVIYGEWAPDSKWLAYTKRLSNEYAAIFVYSLDQQKSFQLTDGMADCQMPAWDASGKYIYFTASTDYGLNVGWLDMSSYDHPVNRAIYLAVLSKDEPSPLSPESDDEPVGEEEKEEKEEAEKDKKKKSEEGEDQAEEKKVEVKIDFEELQQRVVALPVPVRSYTQLEAAKEGVILYTEQVPQQDGLSLHRFSLEKREPEKITDGVQGFEISADKNKYLYMASGKQYILSDPYGKPDPGEEKLDISNVKIKVDPAKEWQQIFREAWRYQRDYFYVDNVHGLDLDWAYETYAPWIEDVKHRSDLNYVLDIFGGETSIGHSFVGGGDYPDVDRVPLGLLGADYTIENNRYRIQKIYSGESWNPQIKAPLSAPSSNVNEGDYLLAVNGVELDASQNLFSAFDQTADQQIFITVNSTPSMEGARELTVVPVSNEHLLRQYDWVEGNRRKVDELSDGQLAYVWLPNTGGGGYANFNRYYFAQKDKKGAVIDERFNQGGSIADYIVDLLARDLLGYFNNPIGDRQPFTAPNGGIWGPKVMVINEMAGSGGDMMPYMFKMRDIGPLVGTKTWGGLVGIWDVPQLIDNGRITAPRGGFYNLEGEWDVENIGVAPDIEVEQGVRSVIEGHDPQLEKAVEVALELLEENPVELLPQPEDPVRVVQPSSER; this is translated from the coding sequence ATGACACAGCCCAAACCTTTGTTTAAGCTTGCTATGCTTTTTCTTGCCCTATGTACCAGCAAAGAAATCCTAGCACAGGAATCTCGCTTATTAAGAAACCCCGCCATCAGTAATGAGCATATCTCTTTTGCCTATGCCGGAGATATCTGGCTGGCAGATACTGATGGCTTCAATGTGCGTAGACTGACTACATTTCCCGGGGTGGAGTCTGAGCCCCACTTTTCACCTGACGGTCAGCAGATTGCTTTTACCGGTGAATACGATGGTAATACTGATGTGTTTGTCGTGCCGGTAGCCGGAGGAAGCCCTCAGCGGTTGACCTGGCATCCGGAAGATGATTTTGTGAGAGGATGGACAAAAGATAGTGAAGTCCTGTTTGCCTCGGGTCGTACACGCGTACCTTACCCTCTGCCAGACCAGTTATGGACAGTGAAGACTGACGGAAGTATGCCAGAGCAGTTCATCGTACCCCGGGCGGTGAATGGTAAGTTTTCTCCTAATGGCGATCAGTTTGTGTATGAAATGATCTTTCCCTGGGAGTCTGAGTTCAGAAACTATCGTGGGGGGCAGCTCACCCCTTTGCGCATCATGGATCTACAGTCTTATGATGTAAAAAAGTTGCCCTGGGACAACAGCCGGGACATAGATCCGGTATGGATGGGCGATAAGGTTTATTTCCTCTCCGATCGTGCGCAGGTCATGAATATCTGGGAATACGATACCCAGTCCAGAGCAGTAAAGCAGCTTAGCTTTTTTGAAAAATTTGATTGCAAAAACCTGGAAGGAGGCAATGCTACGCTCATCTTCGAGAACGGAGGTTATCTTCATACTCTGAATCCGGAAGGCGGTGAGCCTGAAAAGTTATCCATTGAGGTAGTTGGAGATTTCCCCTGGGCGCGTCCGCACTGGAGCAAGATAGAAGACTATGTGGATCATCTGTCTATTTCTCCTACCGGCAAAAGGGTAGCTATCTCAGCGCGTGGCGATGTTTTTACCGTACCGGCCGATAAAGGCAGCGTCAGAAATCTGACCAACACTTCAGGCGTTGCAGACAGACAGGTAGCCTGGTCGCCGGATGGTAAATATATCAGCTGGTTTTCCGATGAAGGAGGAGAATATCAGTTGGTAATCTCCGGTCAATACGGCAAGGAGAAGAGAAAAATTGAAATAGAACACCCAACCTTTTACTATCATCCCACTTGGTCGCCTGATTCCAAATACCTCAGTTTTTACAATGAGAACAGAACGCTGATGATTGTGGAGGTAGAAAGTGGAGCACTTACTGAAGTGGATAATGAAGGTTTTGCCCATCCCCAGCATGTAATCTACGGAGAATGGGCCCCTGACTCTAAGTGGTTAGCCTATACCAAACGCCTGAGCAATGAATACGCTGCGATTTTTGTTTATTCTCTGGATCAGCAAAAGTCTTTTCAGCTTACCGATGGGATGGCCGATTGCCAGATGCCTGCCTGGGATGCCAGTGGTAAGTACATTTACTTCACCGCCAGTACAGATTACGGACTTAATGTAGGCTGGCTGGATATGTCCTCTTATGATCACCCTGTCAACAGAGCTATTTACCTGGCTGTACTTTCCAAAGATGAGCCTTCGCCTTTATCACCGGAAAGTGATGATGAGCCAGTGGGAGAAGAGGAGAAAGAAGAAAAGGAAGAGGCTGAAAAAGACAAGAAAAAGAAAAGTGAGGAAGGTGAGGATCAGGCCGAAGAAAAAAAGGTGGAAGTGAAAATTGACTTTGAGGAACTACAGCAGAGAGTTGTGGCGTTGCCCGTACCGGTCAGAAGCTACACCCAACTGGAGGCTGCCAAAGAAGGTGTAATTCTCTATACCGAGCAGGTACCTCAGCAGGATGGCCTGAGCTTACATCGTTTCAGCCTGGAGAAAAGAGAGCCGGAAAAGATTACGGACGGTGTGCAGGGCTTTGAAATATCTGCGGATAAAAATAAATACCTCTATATGGCCTCAGGGAAGCAGTACATACTGTCTGATCCGTATGGCAAGCCTGATCCGGGAGAGGAAAAGCTCGATATCAGTAATGTAAAAATCAAAGTAGATCCGGCAAAAGAGTGGCAGCAAATCTTTAGGGAAGCATGGAGATACCAGAGAGATTATTTTTATGTAGACAATGTACATGGCCTGGACCTGGACTGGGCTTATGAAACCTATGCCCCCTGGATTGAAGATGTAAAGCATCGCTCTGATCTCAACTATGTGCTGGATATTTTTGGTGGAGAAACCTCTATCGGCCACTCCTTCGTGGGTGGAGGTGATTATCCCGATGTGGATCGTGTACCGCTAGGTTTGCTGGGCGCGGATTATACCATTGAAAACAACCGCTACCGGATTCAGAAAATCTATAGCGGGGAAAGCTGGAACCCGCAGATCAAAGCACCATTAAGTGCCCCGAGTAGCAATGTCAACGAAGGCGATTATCTGCTGGCAGTAAACGGGGTGGAACTGGATGCTTCTCAAAACCTTTTCTCTGCTTTTGACCAAACCGCCGATCAACAAATTTTCATTACTGTCAACAGTACTCCCAGCATGGAAGGCGCCAGAGAATTAACGGTTGTTCCGGTTTCCAACGAACATCTGCTAAGACAATATGACTGGGTAGAAGGCAACCGCAGGAAAGTGGATGAATTATCTGATGGACAACTGGCCTACGTCTGGCTGCCCAATACTGGTGGTGGAGGTTATGCCAATTTCAACCGCTATTACTTTGCCCAGAAAGACAAAAAAGGTGCTGTCATAGACGAGCGTTTCAATCAGGGCGGTTCTATTGCCGACTATATCGTAGACTTGCTGGCCCGTGATCTTTTGGGGTATTTCAACAATCCTATCGGAGATCGTCAGCCCTTTACCGCACCCAATGGGGGCATCTGGGGCCCCAAGGTGATGGTCATCAACGAAATGGCAGGTTCTGGTGGCGATATGATGCCCTATATGTTCAAGATGAGAGATATAGGTCCGCTGGTAGGTACCAAAACCTGGGGTGGGCTGGTAGGTATCTGGGATGTACCACAGCTGATTGATAACGGTAGGATCACCGCTCCGCGAGGAGGTTTTTACAATCTGGAAGGGGAGTGGGATGTGGAAAACATTGGAGTAGCACCAGACATAGAGGTAGAACAGGGTGTTAGATCAGTCATTGAAGGCCATGATCCTCAACTGGAAAAAGCAGTGGAAGTTGCTCTGGAGCTACTTGAAGAAAATCCGGTAGAATTACTACCTCAGCCAGAAGATCCGGTACGCGTTGTTCAGCCTTCTTCAGAAAGATAA
- a CDS encoding polysaccharide deacetylase family protein, with product MKNYLFLCILFTSIASFAQTKEVCFTIDDLPVVNYGNNDEAYLQDITHKLIATFDAYDIPAIGFVNESKLYQQGGLSALQIELLEHWLENGYQLGNHTYSHINYHQTSFKEYTAEILKGEEVTKPLSEKYALEYNYFRHPFLRVGLTKARHDSLNHFLEQHGYQEAPVTIDNDDYLFAKAYHVSFTKKDLTMMKKIGEDYISYMEDKVEFYEKLSGQLWDRNIKHILLLHANKLNAEYLDELAEMYQRHGYAFISLQEALTDEVYKEEISRYGDWGISWIDRWALTKGKKGDFFAGDPVTPEYVQELAQ from the coding sequence ATGAAAAACTATTTGTTCCTTTGTATACTGTTTACTTCTATTGCTTCATTCGCCCAGACCAAAGAAGTCTGCTTTACTATTGATGACTTGCCAGTCGTGAATTATGGCAATAATGACGAAGCTTATCTGCAGGACATTACCCATAAGCTCATCGCTACTTTTGATGCATATGATATCCCCGCCATCGGCTTCGTAAATGAAAGCAAGCTTTATCAGCAAGGCGGCTTAAGCGCTTTGCAGATAGAGCTACTGGAGCATTGGCTGGAAAATGGATATCAACTGGGCAATCATACCTACTCTCATATCAATTACCATCAGACGAGCTTTAAGGAATATACCGCTGAGATTTTGAAGGGTGAAGAAGTCACTAAGCCTTTATCGGAGAAGTATGCGCTGGAATACAATTACTTTCGTCATCCTTTTCTACGAGTAGGTTTAACCAAAGCCAGACATGATTCTTTAAATCATTTCCTGGAGCAACATGGCTATCAGGAAGCGCCGGTCACCATAGACAATGATGACTACTTATTCGCTAAAGCTTACCATGTCTCCTTTACGAAGAAAGATCTGACAATGATGAAAAAGATTGGGGAAGACTATATCAGCTATATGGAAGATAAGGTAGAGTTTTATGAAAAGCTTTCCGGTCAGTTGTGGGACAGAAACATCAAACATATTCTGTTGCTGCATGCCAACAAACTCAACGCGGAATACCTGGATGAACTGGCTGAGATGTATCAGCGCCATGGCTATGCTTTTATTTCCCTTCAGGAAGCACTGACTGACGAAGTATACAAGGAGGAAATCAGCCGCTACGGAGACTGGGGCATCTCCTGGATCGACCGCTGGGCACTGACCAAAGGTAAGAAAGGAGATTTCTTCGCCGGAGATCCGGTTACGCCTGAATATGTACAGGAACTGGCGCAATAA
- a CDS encoding 3-keto-disaccharide hydrolase, which produces MICKPFLIIFSLLLSLNFVNAQSEEVLQFRPLFNGEDLSGWVDVNTSPETWKVEDGVLICSGLPIGVMRTDRQYENFILEIEWRHMEAGGNSGVFVWSEGTPFEDDPLTKAIEVQMLELEWAEQHNQTDAYVHGELFPTMGMTAIPDNPRGIRSKSIEKRCKGKGEWNKYVVVCVDGTVKLSVNGKFVNGLRASERKKGYICLEAEGAEIHFRNIRIMELPPGVTTAAQTAPVVGE; this is translated from the coding sequence ATGATCTGCAAACCATTCCTTATCATTTTTTCTCTTCTACTCAGTCTAAACTTTGTAAATGCACAGTCTGAGGAAGTTCTCCAGTTCAGACCGCTCTTCAATGGCGAAGACCTGAGTGGCTGGGTGGATGTGAATACTTCGCCCGAAACCTGGAAAGTAGAAGATGGCGTACTCATCTGTTCCGGCCTGCCTATCGGTGTGATGCGTACTGATCGTCAGTACGAAAACTTTATCCTGGAAATTGAATGGAGGCATATGGAAGCCGGAGGAAACTCAGGGGTTTTCGTCTGGAGCGAGGGCACACCCTTTGAAGATGACCCCCTCACCAAAGCCATAGAAGTGCAGATGCTAGAGCTGGAATGGGCTGAGCAGCACAATCAAACCGACGCCTATGTACACGGCGAGCTTTTTCCTACCATGGGCATGACCGCTATTCCCGATAACCCACGAGGTATCCGTAGCAAATCCATTGAGAAGAGATGCAAAGGCAAGGGAGAGTGGAATAAATATGTAGTGGTATGTGTGGATGGCACAGTCAAACTATCGGTCAATGGAAAATTTGTGAACGGCCTCCGGGCCTCGGAACGTAAAAAAGGCTATATCTGCCTGGAAGCCGAAGGTGCGGAGATTCATTTTCGTAACATCAGAATTATGGAACTGCCTCCGGGAGTGACTACCGCTGCTCAAACTGCTCCTGTGGTAGGTGAATAG